One Flagellimonas sp. CMM7 genomic region harbors:
- a CDS encoding DcaP family trimeric outer membrane transporter — MKTPLSLLFALFFCIQFNAQQNSKEDTEPLLRFYGFVRFNATYDFQDLGRSDLFRPSAISVPKESPRNSEYFMSVKQSRLGVEFNKDTEVGPVRAVVEIDFHDTSDQILGLARLRHAYLQWKGLTIGQTWSTFYDIAARPHIIDFEGANSSTLNRAPLIRYDLSVGDDTFSIAVENPTEQITLTGDAVVENQNIPDILSSYKLRWNNKKDFVKFAALLRQLRYSPANGDIDSKLGWGGLFTGKINTFGKDNIKFQILGGSGIARYIEGVRGLGYDGILDEDSNSLETLDIYGGFLAYQHHWSDHWNSSIVVGTTRLDDNDLFAQDDFKSGDYASVNLFYEPLSWMLYGVEYLYGRRENIDGAMPTEVGFNLERP; from the coding sequence ATGAAAACTCCCTTATCATTACTATTCGCACTTTTTTTCTGTATTCAATTCAATGCCCAACAAAACTCCAAAGAAGATACCGAACCTTTGCTTAGGTTCTATGGCTTTGTAAGGTTCAATGCCACATATGATTTTCAGGATTTGGGGAGAAGCGACCTTTTTAGGCCTTCCGCAATTTCGGTGCCCAAGGAAAGCCCCCGCAATTCTGAATACTTTATGAGTGTAAAACAATCTAGACTGGGAGTGGAATTCAATAAAGATACCGAAGTGGGTCCCGTGCGTGCGGTAGTGGAGATAGACTTCCATGATACAAGTGACCAGATTTTGGGTTTGGCGCGCCTTAGGCACGCATACCTTCAATGGAAGGGACTTACCATAGGACAGACATGGAGCACGTTCTATGATATTGCGGCGCGTCCCCACATTATTGACTTTGAGGGCGCAAACAGTTCCACCTTAAATAGGGCACCACTTATCAGGTATGATCTTTCTGTGGGCGATGATACCTTTTCCATTGCCGTGGAAAACCCAACGGAACAGATTACCCTTACCGGCGATGCGGTTGTGGAAAATCAGAATATTCCTGATATATTAAGTTCTTACAAATTGCGCTGGAACAACAAAAAGGACTTTGTGAAGTTTGCGGCTCTGCTCCGTCAGTTAAGGTATTCGCCCGCTAACGGCGATATAGACTCAAAACTGGGATGGGGAGGTCTCTTCACGGGCAAGATAAACACCTTCGGCAAAGACAACATCAAATTCCAGATTTTAGGAGGCAGTGGTATAGCGCGATATATTGAAGGAGTCAGGGGATTGGGATACGATGGTATTTTGGATGAGGATTCCAACAGTTTGGAGACCTTGGACATCTATGGTGGGTTTTTGGCCTATCAACACCACTGGAGCGATCACTGGAATTCCTCCATTGTTGTGGGGACCACCCGTTTGGATGATAATGACCTCTTTGCCCAGGACGATTTCAAGTCAGGCGATTATGCTTCCGTGAATTTGTTCTACGAACCACTATCATGGATGTTGTACGGAGTGGAGTATTTGTACGGTAGAAGAGAAAATATTGATGGTGCGATGCCAACGGAAGTAGGATTCAATTTGGAGCGACCCTAA
- a CDS encoding carbonic anhydrase: MKILKKSIILGLFTFALLNTTGCKEKTKTEKEEDTGNTVEATAPDAVVEKQQGYALDGLEHGFAQSPVNIITNNVNDVSTHKVALNYESSKEVVKNLGHTVQVNYDPGNTISFDDKIFDFKQFHFHTPSEHLIDGMTFPMEMHMVHTLQGQKDGDTPVYLVIGLLFREGAENPFLNEFMAAIPDTEGEESAPDGKAVNVNNLLTQAGALEYYNYQGSLTTPPYTETVTWLLAKHIFEASPDQIQRFNKLEGNNARHVQALYGRKVLEQ, encoded by the coding sequence ATGAAAATCTTAAAAAAATCAATTATACTTGGCCTTTTCACATTTGCTTTGCTGAACACTACAGGTTGTAAGGAGAAAACAAAGACAGAAAAGGAAGAAGATACCGGAAACACAGTTGAGGCCACCGCGCCCGATGCAGTAGTGGAAAAGCAACAAGGATACGCTTTGGACGGTCTTGAACATGGATTCGCCCAATCCCCTGTCAACATCATCACCAATAATGTGAACGATGTATCCACGCACAAAGTGGCACTGAACTATGAGTCTTCCAAGGAGGTGGTAAAAAACCTTGGGCATACGGTTCAGGTAAATTATGATCCTGGAAACACTATTTCATTTGACGATAAGATTTTTGATTTTAAGCAGTTCCACTTTCATACACCATCTGAACACTTGATCGATGGAATGACCTTTCCAATGGAAATGCATATGGTCCATACACTTCAAGGGCAAAAAGATGGCGATACGCCCGTATATCTTGTGATAGGCCTCCTTTTTAGGGAAGGTGCCGAAAATCCGTTCTTAAATGAATTTATGGCCGCCATACCTGATACCGAAGGAGAGGAGAGCGCACCAGATGGCAAGGCAGTAAATGTGAATAACCTTTTAACACAGGCAGGAGCATTGGAATACTACAACTATCAAGGTTCACTGACCACCCCACCCTACACCGAAACGGTAACATGGTTGTTGGCAAAGCATATTTTTGAGGCCTCCCCTGATCAGATCCAACGCTTCAATAAACTGGAGGGCAACAATGCAAGGCACGTGCAGGCACTATACGGACGAAAGGTATTGGAACAATAA
- a CDS encoding phosphoesterase, translated as MRTKATIFLFLLLLVSYGYAQNTGKLPDKEKSHVFYATGNLVTAQSHKESKVLSAIAKEMGKDANSTLLLLGNNANSKLFLEKGGANKIGYLDLLKPFSDRVVFIPGHRDWSNGLDALKSQEKYLRDIFDDKNVFQPKNGCPLKKIKINEDIDLLVIDSQWALSNWDTVPNINDGCDIKTKVDFYVEIEHEVVKSQGKTVLVAVYHPLNSYGKYGAALSLGLNSQNINNKYYKEFSDRLLTIAQQNKNLVFVSGHEQNMQFILDKNVPIIISGAAGTIKNAKNGRKSVCSFNENGFSKIVEYTDGSMWMAFYGVSDNFTVPLFSAEIVGPHEVKTVPDFNEKNTPQTVSRSIFQPEELKRSGFYRMLWGEHFRDDYTTPIKMETALLDTLYGGLSVVRKGGGHQTNSLRLEDKNGSQYVMRSTRKSALRFIQYFIFKTQYLGPDVENTFMVKLLQDYWTTENPYGALTVGDLADAINVYHANTKLYYIPKQKALGIYNDDYGDKSYLIEERVADGHEDVASFGNAKQIISTADMLDELRKKEHGAVNKSRYIRSRLFDNVLGDWDRHADQWRWGVKKNSSGEEIYQPIPRDRDQVYSDFDGAILGLVRILNPMLRFMQHYDETYNSVRWFNDAGDDIDLAVLVDHNREDWLKEAKYIKENLTDEAIEKAFSKFPKEIDQSKVERTKKALRGRVENLDKLAVELYEYIRSTVLITGSDKKDHFVITRKPGGITNVSISKGKNGDKYWNVDYDRSETKELWIYGLDGEDTFEVNGDGNHMIKVKIIGGRNNDTYRINTKNKVRIFDQRSQPNTFETSANKVLTDDYDLNTYHYMKNRRDLPTALPIITSNPDLGLLIGAVYNYTKNSLRRNPFTANHNLSVAYITETSGVVASYQGEFANLFNKVNLGIDLGYSSPNYTINFFGFGNETTNMDDDMGFDFNRVRLQTLRFSPSLIFRGYQGSKVKLSVSYENIEAQRTPGRFIETANVNPNVFQAQNFYGAEFSYGYENFDNAKLPKGGIGFNLTAGYKANFEEDRSFGYIIPELRFTTKLDNRGILVYATKFKAQFNLSDEFEFYQAATLGDGNGRGGGLRGFRHERFSGKKSYYQNSDLRLSLGRIKNSIFPISFGAYGAFDYGRVWVEDDNSGKWHNTPGAGLYFNLAGFTTANVGYFDSDDGGRLNILLSLAF; from the coding sequence ATGAGGACCAAAGCAACCATTTTTTTATTCCTGCTACTTTTAGTCTCATATGGCTATGCACAGAACACGGGAAAACTACCAGATAAGGAAAAATCCCATGTTTTTTATGCGACCGGTAATCTGGTCACGGCGCAAAGCCATAAAGAAAGTAAGGTGCTCTCTGCCATAGCAAAAGAAATGGGCAAAGATGCAAACTCAACACTGCTATTGCTTGGCAACAATGCAAACTCTAAACTATTTTTAGAAAAAGGCGGAGCCAACAAGATTGGATATTTGGACCTACTCAAACCCTTTTCCGATCGTGTTGTTTTTATTCCCGGACATAGAGATTGGAGCAATGGTCTTGATGCATTGAAAAGCCAAGAAAAATATTTAAGGGATATTTTCGATGACAAAAACGTCTTTCAGCCCAAGAATGGATGCCCCCTAAAGAAAATCAAGATTAATGAAGATATTGATTTGTTGGTCATAGACTCGCAATGGGCATTGTCCAATTGGGACACAGTTCCCAATATCAACGATGGTTGTGATATAAAGACCAAGGTTGATTTTTATGTTGAAATTGAACATGAAGTTGTCAAAAGTCAGGGGAAAACCGTGCTGGTTGCCGTTTACCATCCGTTGAACAGCTACGGAAAGTACGGTGCCGCGTTATCACTGGGCCTCAATTCCCAAAATATCAACAATAAATATTATAAAGAGTTCAGTGACCGTCTGTTGACCATTGCGCAGCAAAATAAAAATTTGGTTTTTGTATCGGGCCATGAACAGAACATGCAGTTTATTCTCGATAAGAATGTACCCATAATCATAAGTGGTGCTGCAGGTACGATCAAGAATGCAAAGAATGGTAGAAAAAGTGTGTGCAGTTTTAATGAAAATGGTTTTTCCAAGATTGTGGAATACACAGATGGTTCCATGTGGATGGCGTTCTACGGAGTATCCGATAACTTTACAGTACCCTTGTTCAGTGCAGAAATTGTTGGTCCGCACGAGGTCAAAACAGTTCCAGATTTTAATGAAAAAAATACACCGCAAACGGTCTCAAGATCTATATTTCAACCAGAAGAGTTAAAACGGTCCGGTTTCTATAGGATGCTCTGGGGTGAACATTTTAGGGATGATTATACAACTCCCATAAAAATGGAAACGGCACTTTTGGACACGCTTTATGGAGGGCTTTCCGTTGTTAGAAAAGGTGGAGGGCACCAAACCAATTCCCTTAGGCTTGAAGACAAAAACGGCAGTCAATATGTAATGCGTTCTACCAGAAAAAGTGCTTTGCGCTTTATACAGTATTTCATTTTCAAGACGCAATATTTGGGCCCGGACGTAGAGAATACCTTCATGGTTAAGCTATTGCAAGACTATTGGACCACCGAAAATCCGTATGGTGCGCTTACAGTAGGAGACTTGGCAGATGCGATCAATGTCTACCATGCCAACACAAAGCTGTATTACATCCCCAAACAAAAAGCATTGGGCATTTACAATGATGACTATGGTGACAAGTCGTACCTTATTGAAGAGCGTGTTGCCGATGGCCATGAGGATGTGGCCAGTTTTGGTAATGCAAAGCAAATAATCAGTACCGCGGACATGCTGGATGAATTAAGGAAAAAAGAGCATGGTGCGGTCAATAAATCAAGGTATATAAGAAGCCGCTTGTTCGATAATGTTCTAGGTGATTGGGACAGACATGCCGATCAATGGCGATGGGGAGTCAAAAAGAATAGTTCAGGTGAAGAAATCTATCAGCCCATACCAAGGGACAGGGATCAAGTATATTCGGACTTTGACGGAGCAATATTGGGCTTGGTGAGGATACTGAACCCTATGCTGCGTTTTATGCAGCACTATGATGAAACATATAACTCCGTAAGATGGTTCAACGATGCCGGTGATGATATTGACTTAGCCGTGCTTGTAGACCATAATCGTGAAGATTGGCTTAAAGAGGCCAAGTATATCAAAGAAAATCTGACGGATGAAGCCATTGAGAAAGCCTTTTCCAAATTTCCAAAGGAAATTGACCAGTCCAAAGTGGAACGGACAAAAAAGGCTTTGAGGGGAAGGGTTGAAAACCTGGACAAACTGGCTGTTGAACTTTATGAATACATTCGTTCTACTGTACTTATCACAGGTAGTGATAAAAAGGATCATTTTGTAATCACCCGAAAGCCTGGTGGTATTACCAATGTCAGTATCTCAAAAGGAAAAAATGGGGATAAGTACTGGAATGTGGATTATGATCGTTCAGAGACCAAGGAGCTTTGGATATATGGTTTGGATGGTGAAGATACTTTTGAAGTGAACGGGGATGGAAATCACATGATCAAGGTAAAAATAATTGGAGGTAGAAATAATGATACTTACCGCATCAACACTAAGAATAAGGTAAGGATATTCGATCAGCGATCCCAGCCAAATACCTTTGAAACTTCTGCAAATAAGGTGCTTACAGATGATTATGATCTGAATACCTATCATTATATGAAAAATAGGAGGGATTTGCCCACTGCATTGCCAATCATAACATCCAACCCCGATTTGGGATTGTTGATAGGTGCAGTTTACAACTACACCAAAAATTCATTGCGCCGCAATCCGTTTACGGCCAACCATAATTTAAGTGTGGCCTACATCACTGAAACCTCTGGTGTTGTTGCCTCGTACCAGGGAGAGTTCGCAAACCTGTTCAATAAGGTGAACCTTGGTATCGATTTGGGCTATTCCAGCCCCAATTACACCATCAATTTCTTTGGTTTTGGGAATGAGACCACAAATATGGACGATGACATGGGTTTTGACTTCAATCGGGTGCGTCTGCAAACCTTACGCTTTTCACCTTCACTCATCTTCAGGGGCTATCAGGGAAGCAAGGTAAAACTTTCCGTGAGCTATGAGAATATAGAGGCCCAGCGTACACCTGGTAGATTTATAGAAACGGCCAATGTGAACCCCAATGTTTTTCAAGCCCAGAATTTCTATGGTGCCGAGTTTTCTTATGGATATGAAAACTTTGACAATGCCAAATTGCCCAAGGGAGGAATCGGCTTTAACCTGACCGCTGGGTACAAGGCCAACTTTGAAGAAGACAGAAGTTTTGGATACATCATTCCGGAACTAAGGTTCACTACAAAACTTGACAATAGGGGCATATTGGTCTATGCGACCAAGTTCAAGGCACAGTTCAACTTAAGTGATGAATTTGAATTTTATCAGGCGGCAACCTTGGGCGATGGAAATGGCCGGGGAGGGGGCTTAAGAGGATTTAGACATGAACGTTTTAGCGGTAAAAAATCATATTACCAGAACTCCGATCTACGATTATCGTTGGGCAGGATAAAGAACTCCATATTTCCAATTTCATTTGGGGCATACGGTGCCTTTGATTATGGTAGGGTCTGGGTAGAAGATGATAACTCTGGCAAGTGGCACAATACCCCAGGTGCGGGACTGTACTTCAACCTTGCCGGGTTTACAACGGCCAATGTTGGTTATTTCGATTCAGATGATGGAGGACGGCTCAATATTCTTCTGAGCTTGGCATTTTAA